DNA from Salmo salar chromosome ssa24, Ssal_v3.1, whole genome shotgun sequence:
agaaaactagaaataAACAGAAATAGATAACAGaaccaaaaccccaaaacacacaaaacaaacaccccctgccatgctctgaccaaactacaatgacaaataaccccttttactggtcaggacgtgacaatcggaCTCCCTAGTTAATATATGCTAACTGCACTTGAGTAGAGAGAGACTCCATATCAAAAAACAAAAGAACAGATAGACTCTTCACCATTCACCACACGATTCGCCCGATGTGCTTCAATCACTCCAGAAATATTTTTAATCTCTTCAAAATCGACTGCCCACGAGACGCCAGATATAACCCCCTTGAGGGGTGCCCTGTTCCGAAGAGACACACACGACACTTCAAACGTATCAAAAGACACAACGCACGTTCCTTCTGATCCGCAGAAGTTCAACAAAAATCAAAACAAGCCAGCCTCTCAAGATCCTTACAACCTTCACTTTACCCAGAACTCTCTCCACCAGTTAGATAACTCAAATGGTTTTTTTCAAGATTGGTACTCTGCTCAATTGCTCCTCATTAACAAACCGTACTCCTACTAGATACGAAAGGTCATTCTCATCACTGTACACTACTTTGCTCCGTTTTCCATTCTTTTGGGCAATACTCCAATTCTCCTTGATTCTACCGCCATTGTATTCAAAACCCCCTCATCTGCTTCCGCCATCTTTCGCTTGTCAGGAAAGTCACACCATTCTGGAAACGTTAAGACCGGCTTTGGTTAAGGTGTGTCCTTTATGCCGTCTACACAGGAAATAAACGACGGTGTTTGATTGGCTGCTTTGCACAATGACGCGTAAGCAATGTTTTTCGTTGACACCACATGAACAAGTATCAGATAACCTTGTTTAGTTGCGGAGAACTCTTCACGTTGACTCCCTCGCCGGTGTATTTCAACGCCTTAATGCAAAGTAATTATGTTTAAAGATTTTACACCTTTCATTGATACcttatgtaatgtactgtaatatacACAAGAACAGGAAACCTTTCAAATTCAAATTGGTAACGTTAACATTAACTTACGACGTTACTGCTACTTCGTaacgttttatatatatatatatatatatatatatatatatatatatatatatatactagctACCGTAACAGTCCCAGCTAAATTTGataagagtagctagctagctaactgaaaGTTACTACAAGTTAGCTACACAGACTTTGGTAACTAACgtactaactaacgttagctagctattaaCGTTAGCATACTACCTAGTTATTTAGCTGGTGTTACATGTCATAATATCTATCAGTACTACTGTAAAAAGAAATGGCTAGCTACATTCACTATTGAACCACAGTTGATAGCAGGTTAACTTATTTAGTTGACTTAGATTATGGCTTGGCTCCTGTGTGGATTCAACTTtggaacttgtgtgtgtgtgtgtgattattaaCTTCTTATTTTCTCTTTCAGTACAACTATAGATGTTGTAAGAGTGATTGTGCTACTGAGACTGATACCATGTCTGATTTGGTGGATGCCAAAGGGATAGCTGCACAAGGGTAAGGCAATGCATTTCTCATGTCAACCCTATCAGCTACCCAAAGAATAGAGGGTGGGCATTtttgtcacccatctacacacaatgccccgaAATGACaatgaaacatttattttttatgtttgcaaatttactgaaaattaaatacagaaatatccaatatgtatttacatatgtattcacatccctgagtcaatatgttgtagaagcacctttagcagcgaatACAGCTGTGAATCCTTCTGGCTACATCTTAAgaactttccacacctggattgtgcaacatttgcctattattattttcaaaattcttcaagatctgtcaaattggttgatgataattgctagacaacaatttgcaggtcttaccatagattttcaggaacattcactgtcttcttggtaagtaactccactTTAGATTTTGTGAAtttttctcccagtgtctggtggaaagcagaatgaaccaggttttcctctaggattttgcctgtgcttagctccattccatttattttttatcctgaaaaactccccagtccttaacgttACAAGCAAaccgataacatgatgcagccaccactaagaTTGaagatatggagagtggtactcagtaatgtgttgtgttggatttgccccaaacataacactttgtattcaggacaaaaagtgaatcgCTTTGCTCCATCTTTTGCAATATAACTTttttgccttgttgcaaacaggaagcATGTTTTGTAAGTATTTTGTATTcagtacagacttccttcttttcactctgtcaattatgtCAGTATTGTGGAGTAGCTACCAATGTTTTTGATCaaccctcagttttctcccatcacagccattggcctcatggtgaaatccctaagcagtttccttcctctctggcaaatgagttaggaaggatgactgtatctttgtagtgaaagggtgtattgatacaccatgtaaagtgtaattaataacttcaccatactcaaagggatattcaatgtctgctttttttattttttacccatctaccaataggtgccctttgcaaggcattggaaaacctccctggtctttgtggttgaatctgtgtttgaaattcactgctcgactgagggaccttacagataattgtatgtgtggggtaaagagatgaggcagtcattaaaaatcatgttaaacactattattgcacacagtaaGTCcctgcaacttatgtgacttgttaagcaaatgttttgaatacttattgactcaagacatttctgcttttcatattttattaatttgtaaacattttgaaaaacatcaTACCATtttgacattattgggtattgtgtgtagaccagtgacaaaacatctcaattcAATCTCTTTtaaattcatgctgtaacacaacaaaacctGGAAAAGATCAAGGGGTgcgaatagtttctgaaggcactgtattttatTATATTAGTTTGCACTTTTTATTTAGATACCCATTTGGGTGGCATGCACTGGGCGAGTGAGCCTATTTTTACATAGTTCTATCAGCTGTCACATTCTGTGAATGCATCTTTTAACATAATTTTATCCCTGAATAATGTTGGACAAATTATTCTCTCAGCTGGATTAGAATGCAATGTGACATTGCGTGTCTGATCATAAGCCAAAACCTGCTGTCATTGTGCCTTCAAGCATGTCAGCCAAACAAGATGCATTTTCAATGTACCTGTGGAGCCAGTTTAACATGGACAGTGAAAAGTGCATGTAGATGTTTTAATCACTCTGCAAGGACTCCTGCAATGTGTTATTGTCCGCCCACTGTGCCGCAGCCGATTCGGTGTTAAAAGGAACTTTTTCCTTTTGCTCCAGGCTGGGCAGTCCCTCAGTGCAAAGGTTTACGACAGAGAATCCTGAAGTAGACGCTAAGCCTCCGGCTGACATGTACACATATAAGATGAACTACCCCAGCCTTGGTCAGTgtgtcatcatcaacaacaagaaCTTTGACAAGCAAACAGGTAGGCCTAAGTTTGTACGAtgtatttttgtccatttcaCTTGTTCAGGTTATGATGGTATGTCCGATTTTTGTTATATACACTTCATTGGTTATTTCCCTTTAAGGAATGAGCTTTCGCAATGGAACAGACGTGGATGCAGGACATGCGATCAAAGTGTTCTCGAGTTTGGGGTACAAAGTGAAGGTTGCCAATGACCAGACTGTGCAACAGATACAACAGCTGCTTTCCAAAGGTAAGCTCAGCAGTTGTGATGTGAGTGTCCGAGTTAGATTGTCTTTCTTTGTGGAGTCATTTGAGAAGTTTCTTTCTGATTGTATACAAATAAGTTGCACTAGTGTTGGTAGTAGTGATGTGACATCTGGCAAAATTTGATCGACTGAAGGAAATCTCTTTTTAATGTTAAGTTTGATTGACTTCAAGAGccactgtgtgcgtgtgcgcgtgtgacATTTTCAGTGTCTCAAGACGACCACAGCCAGTCCGCctcctttgtgtgtgtgatgctgagcCATGGAGAAGAGGGGTTCTTCTATGGCACAGATGGCAATGTAGAACTCAAGAAGCTCACTGGCCTCTTTAGGGGCGACCGCTGCAAAACGCTGGTGGGCAAGCCCAAACTCTTCTTCATCCAGGTACTGTAAGGTTTTAGCTGCCTGCTCAAAATTTCTGTACTGAAGTGATGAACATGTATTTGCATGACTGATATTCAGTGGTACATTGCTAAGAGTAGACTATCTTCCcctgacccttaacccctgaTCCTTCCTGTGGACCTGGTGAGTAGGCGTGCCGTGGCGATAACCTGGATGGTGGCATAGAGACAGACGCCGTTGCTGATGACTCTCCAGAGAGGATTCCTGTTGAGGCAGACTTTCTCTACGCTTATTCTACAGCCCCAGGTAATAAACCCTGTTTATTAATTAACCCTGTTTTATTAGTGCCCCACTTTGATATACTTTAAAGGCCCAtagcagtcaaaaacgtgattttgtaaatatttatttccacacttaggttgtagtaactgtgaaattgtgaaaatgataatgccctttttagtgtaagagctgtttgaaaagtttTGGTGGATAGAATTTTGCCAGCCTAGTGACATCACCATTTTAATCGAAAACAATCGCAGTAAGTTACTTAATTGTTACCAAGAAATGATTtggtattgagataaaaacgtctGCAGTCATGCATACTACATATGTTACATTTACATGGTACATTGGTATGTTACATAGTACTTACAAATGATATATGTTATAACTTTTACACACAAACTGCAAACATGTATGACAGTAGACTATAAGCCTACTACTATAGCAATATATACTTGTATGGTAATTGCACTGTACCATGTACAAAAACGACCATGTACCACTGTATGTGCTTTAGAGAGGTTATAGCAATGTACAACATTACTACAGTGATTGGTTGGTCTGATTGGTTTGTGACGTCCGTGCCTCCCCATAGGCTACTACTCCTGGAGGAACACCCAGAAGGGCTCCTGGTTCGTGCAGGCCCTCTGTGAGATGTTACAAAGGTACGGCAAACAGCTGGAGATCATGCAGATCATGACACGTGTCAACCACATGGTGGCACTTGACTTCGAGTCTATCTCCAACATGCCTGGCTTTACTGCCAAAAAGCAGATCCCTTGCATTGTGTCTATGTTGACCAAAGATCTCTACTTTCCACATTGATTTGATATTGTTGTCTAGACATTACTATGACTTGATTGTGTATCCTGTGGGACCTTTTTAACTATGTGCACAATGTTTACTGGACTTCTaagtagtgctgagcaattaaacaacatttctaaatgaccaATGTCGGTTCAATATTTTTAATTCCCTTTATGCACATtttctctagagataaaccagatcaagcccgaactgcaatgtagtagggagttgtagtttccaaccggacgatattttacattgtttagtgcagaaaacgtggtaattaactaccaTGACCATAATCCTACTTGAGACAGAAGAACGCGCGATAGAGAGCGGTTGCTTCGCGAGGTATCTGTCTGAAAATACATTATCTAAGTGATTGGTATTCAGCAGCTacaaaagtatgccttatttactttgaagaactactaaaattgtgattttctcagacagcataggcagaaGCTCTATAGAGAGGATgactaatatatattttttaattgtcaTAAAATGATAAAACAAAAAAGTaatcaaaataaaacaaatgtaatatacactactaaaatatttttttaaagtaatgtgaataaatgatggttaataagtgataagcagttatgggcagtcactaccatcattggACTTTTAatgattgttttattctgtgttaccgcattcaacccacataatgcatttaATGTATTATCGAAATCGAAAACCGGGATTATTGTTTAAGAATTGAAATgaaaccgaaccgacctcaaaaagcactaatcgctcagcactacttctAAGTGGATACAAATTTAAATACTTGTATTCTGTTTGGTTTAAGTCTTAAAGAGAAAGCTAAAGGTTTGATTCGATTTACCTTGGACTCGGAGGCCTAAAAGGCATGATGTTGGACCAAAGAGAATGCATTTGTAATGGAGGAAGGCAGGCATTAAGCAGCGATTATGCAATATTTATACTTGCTATTGATTTGTTGTTCCTGTATTGGTTCTGAATTATCGGGTATAAAGGGAAACACGCTTTCAGATAgcaataatgtaatgaatcaatCACTCGGGCTTTAAAAGTATTGAAAAATGTGCCATGTCTTTTTAGAAATGATAACTGTGGGATGGTTTGTTTTTTTCATTCACTTGAATAAACTAGCTTTTATACTTGATTCAATTGTTATCCTATTATTTTCCACATTCACATTTCTGTGAATGGGAttttaataaatatatacagtaccagtcaaaaatttggacacacctactcattccagggtttttctttatttgtactatgttCAACATtgtagatgtcacgtcctgaccatagaaagcttttttttcctatggtagagtaggtcagggcgtgactggggggggggtagtctagtttatattttctatgtggggttctagtttcttttttctatgttggtgttttgtatgattcccaattagaggcagctggttatcattgtctctaattggggatcatacttaagtagcattttttccacctgtgggttatgggatattgtttatgtgtagttgcattgtcgtcatgtttcgtttattctttattgtttttgtattttgttaagtttcactttctaataaagatgtggaacgctactcacgctgcgccttgctcCGTTTCTACAAACGTACGTGacggtagaataatagtgaggacatcaagactatgaaataacacatggaatcatgtagtaatgaaaaacgtgttaaacaatttaaaatatatttgagattcttcaaagtagccaacctttgccttaatgacagatttgcacacgcttggcattctctcaaccagcttcatgagatagtcacctggaattcatttcaattaacaggtgtgttaaaagttaatttgtgaaatttctttccttaatgtgtttgagccaatcagttatgttgtgacaaggtaggggtggtatacagaagatagccctatttggtaaaagaccaagtccatattatggcaagaacatctcaaataagcaaagagaaacgacaggccatcattactttaagacatgaaggtcagtcaatccggaaaacttcaagaactttgcaagtttcaagtgcagtcgcaaaacaatcaaacactatgatgaaactggctctcatgaggagcgACACagaaatggaagacccagagttacctctgctgcagagg
Protein-coding regions in this window:
- the casp3 gene encoding caspase-3, which gives rise to MSDLVDAKGIAAQGLGSPSVQRFTTENPEVDAKPPADMYTYKMNYPSLGQCVIINNKNFDKQTGMSFRNGTDVDAGHAIKVFSSLGYKVKVANDQTVQQIQQLLSKVSQDDHSQSASFVCVMLSHGEEGFFYGTDGNVELKKLTGLFRGDRCKTLVGKPKLFFIQACRGDNLDGGIETDAVADDSPERIPVEADFLYAYSTAPGYYSWRNTQKGSWFVQALCEMLQRYGKQLEIMQIMTRVNHMVALDFESISNMPGFTAKKQIPCIVSMLTKDLYFPH